The following is a genomic window from Solanum stenotomum isolate F172 chromosome 4, ASM1918654v1, whole genome shotgun sequence.
GCTCGctcggatttttcaaaaatattatcgaGATGTGTATCATATAGATGTCGGAATATTTTGAATAACATAGGAACTAGTCAATCTCAATAGAAGATTGAGCCCGtttaaattgacttaaaagttggtcaaacataaattttaagtcagttttttacttttgaagtgtttgacaaatataaagaataacttaaaacaagttacaaagtgtttgacaaggtaaaaaatgacttataataagtcaaaaatgacttaaaataagtcagaaaCCAAAAGTAGATCTCttcctactttttattttttgactatttttaacttaaaaactacttttttttaagtcaattcaaacggGCTTAGATAGTTAAGtattgtcttatttttttacgAATTAGACTTTGGTAGTTTAACGTTCTAAACATGTTTCGCCTTTGTACCAATAGTATTAGCAGTTTTGTGAGTTGTTGTTACTTTCCATTGTGTTTTtaataaatgtattattttgttatatgaTGTGTTCTCTAGTACttattatatgtattatatgtTACTTAGATATGCGTTACATTCTgttttttatgattgatttatatTGATGGACTTCTAAAATTCGTTCATGCTACTcggatttttaaaaaatacatgttATATAGATTCTGAAATATTTAGAGAGCTAGAGTAACATAGGAATTAGTCCATCTCAATAAAAGATTTTGTAGATAATTAAGTGTTGTCTTACTTTCCTACAATTAAGGTTCGGGGTAGTTTGACGGTTTGTACCTATTTCTTCTTAGTATCAATATTATTAGTAGTTTTGTGAGTTGTGATTTATATTATATTGCATCTGATTATGTTTTAATTACTACATTACTTTGTTATGTAATGCTTTTTCTAGTACTTGTTATATGTACTTATGTATGTTACTTGATATGTGTTGCGTTCTATCGAAATGAAATGTGAGTAAAATTTATGTACTTTCTATCTTTATCGACCTCATTAtgtaaaattatactaaatatgtTGTTTGTAGGCAAAAATATTCATGTATATTGATAAGTTATATAGCAAGTATCTTATAAAACTAGTTGTTGTGCACATAAATTGATGCCAACACCATGATTGAAGAATTTTTGCCGTTCCGTCTTTCGCACGGAAGTCTGTCTGTCTTCATTTCAATCATCGTAGTTCGATCGATCAACTACGCCCATccaatctaaaaaaaaaaaagtgtttgtcTAACACCTTAagatttgatgaaataaatataatcttttcgctttcaattataaatttttagttttaatatcctaaaataaaataaaaatagataagattTTTTTCGTACATACTTCAGTATTCATGTAACAGATTAATCAagtcaaatatcaaatatgaTAGTTAAAACCAATTATCAATCGAGCCATTAATTACCAAACAACaaatgattaaataattataaataataaaataaaataactcttaaatatagaaaaatgccaacttttttttaacaaattgataaggaaagaataaataaaacagATAAAGTAGAGTAACTTGGTTAATACAAAAGGAGTATGAAAATTTGTGAAGTATAGGCAAAGCAAGCGTCAAAGTCTCTCTTCTAAGTTTTTCCTTCATTTGTTCCAAgtacttatatattttaaaatttaattttataaatttattttaaagatttttatgttgaattaagattttttaaagttataaaCTCATATTTGGTGGTTATTGTATTCGTCATgaatttttatgtaaaaatatatatatgtgtgtaaaAATACTAGATTTGGATGAATCTGATACTAATACTTTATGTTCGCCTTTATTTGAGAGGGCGGAGGGGCGAGAGTGAGGATAATTTATGACtgttatattaaaatatgattgaataataagttaaaatttAGTAATAGAAAAGTATGTAGTACAATAAATTCTACCAAAAATGttgtacaataataattatGGGCATATATTTATTAGGTTGatttgaatattaataaaatttagtaaTAGAAAAGTATGTAGTACAATAATAACCGATCTCCTTGCTCGTGGTATTGATGTCCAGCAAGTCCCCcttgttatttattttgtccATCGAAACTTGAATAGATAGAAAGAAATCACCTATTAATATTTTGCCTCTGCtaaattttgaactttgaatCGGACTTAGTGATTCTCTAATTGATCACTGAGCCATACTCGTGACTCTTCCTAGTGTCTGTGTTCTTGTATACATAAGCTTTCTTAAGTTAGAGAAAAGAGAGCATGTTTGAACTTTGAAGTGAAGAAAGAAACATGAACTTGAATATTGTAGAAACAAAATTCCAATTCAttgaaaaataacaagaaatttCTAAGACTCCTCAAAAATACTGCGGACTATGTGTCAAATCTTCCAAAATAGCTACTCCTTATACTTGGAGGATCAAATATGGATGCAATATCATTTTTGAAACGTTCTAACCTATATCTTTGATTGGTGCAACATTACTCGACCATTTTGATCCGTCCAAATTCAACCTAACTTGCTAATTTGACACCCCTAACATCATAGTTTCACATATATGTCTCTAAGTCCTAACCTAGAACTCTAGTTGGTCTGCGGGATGAGATAAGCAAgaatatttatgatattattttatctcaCCTTCTATATGGGATAGTAATACCACTATTTCAATACAAATAGTGAGATATAAATCTCCGATTTTCCTAATACctcaaattaaatatgaaataaaattaatttatttcaaaattattatcctTATCTCACGTACCAAATAACGGTCCAAGAAAAAGTTGTGGGTAGGGTTGAATGCTgcaaagttgagttttgatcACGCGAATGTGTTAAACTTTGTCACATGATCCTCGAATATACAGCTTTGCTATGTTTgctgttttttcttcttctttttttttctcgatATTCGATATTTGTTTCGTatcttaatataatttaaatttacgcCGCATATATAAAAgctcaattattttaaaaatgtacTTTACCAGCAAATTATATCCAATCCATATTGTATAAACTCGAAGTTTctgattaaaaatttaaaaatcgaattcatttttcaaatagttactcgataataattattatctcagaaagtcaccgAACTTTATTTGTGACataaaaatcactcaattaaTGTTAATTATCTCATAAAGTcgattaattattattatttcacctATAAAATTACGCTTGCTTCATGCACGGAACTGCCTACGAAACTCTTATAAATAAAGCCAAACAACCCATGCCCACGTGTATTTTCCCTCTCACAAAAAGAAAGCCTATAACTTCTCTTCCTATCTCCCAAAAACCAAAAGAAGGATAAAACAATTTGccatttttttctccattttcaatcaatcaaatttgtgattttttttctcttcaagaACACTCACCTCGTCGATTCTTTCCCTCGTTCCTTAAATGGATGGCGATGGCCAATTATTAGTTCCACAAGGGCTAACACAAGAAGAATTTGCAGAATTGGAGCCCTTGATTCGAAATTACCATACCTTTGAGGATTTACCAAACACTTGTACTTCTCTTGTGACACAACGCATAGACGCGCCGGTCGATGTTGTGTGGCCATTCGTCCGTCGTTTTGATAATCCCGAGAAGTATAAGCACTTCATCAAAAGTTGCAGGATCGTGTCAGGTGTGTAATTACttcatctaaaagtttaaattgACGTTAGTACTAcacacatatattattataagtgatTATTTTGTCACGTACACTATACTTCAATATACCTAGACTTGTTCTAGTGGTTAAAGTAAATACTACTATTGATCTTCtcgatgaaaaaaaatatctcaCATATGAATATCATTCATTTTCCTAGTTcaaattaaacacataaaatttgtccaaaaatgtcgTAGTGATAATATACTTgaattatcttttattaataatatccAAAGTTcgtttttaatttgtttaattcaatcaaaataaaagCTTTCATTTCTCTTTCTGCTTTTTGATTTTATGTTTACCATTTTGTTGAACTAAAAGAAAAGAAGCTTTCAAGTATTTCACAATGcatttttatattatgattttagtCGTTTCGATGAATCTATCTAAATTACCATCACTTCTCTGATCGATAAAAGTTGCATGTTTATATAATAATCGAATTGTAGCGGGTAATCAATCCTTGTAAAAAGCTAAATTCAAAATAAGTAGCGGAGCCACATGTACTTAACACTCCTtcgtaaaaaaaatttacattatGACGTAGCTAGGTAATTTTATTTGACGGATATTTTATCCCaaataagaataatatatatatatatatatatatatatatattgacataTCTCGACTTCTTTGtgaatttatttctttatattttgatctttcTTAGTAAAAATTCTGACTCCGTCACTCGATACAGGTGATGGCGGAGTTGGCAGCATAAGAGAAGTCACAGTTGTGTCAGGAATACCTGCATCAACAAGTACAGAACGTCTAGAGATATTAGATGatgaaaaacatattttaagttttcGAGTTGTTGGAGGTGAACATAGATTGACAAATTATAAATCAGTAACATCAATTAATGAATTcaacaaaaatggaaaaatttaTACTATAGTTTTGGAATCATATATTGTTGATATTCCAGAAGGGAATACTGGTGAAGATACGAAAATGTTTACTGATACTGTTGTGAAATTGAATCTACAAAAACTTGCTTTAGTGGCAATGTCCGCTATGCATGGGCACGAATAATTAATCGCGATGTAAGGATGATTcaagatttgaatttgatcgttttgttgtttttttagaTTAATAAGTATGGTGTTTGGGGCGAAATGTGCTTCCTTTCATCAGGACAGGTATGGAATAAGATTTGAcaatttttatgtattatgtacGTACAATTGTATGCAGTTATGTAATCGTGAGTTTGGTTTTTTGAAATGTTCGTTGTACTTTTAGTGAttcttgaaatatatatatctatgttTCGTGTGCGAactatatgtatttgtattcgACTCAAAATTCTTTGACGGTATTGGCAATATctcttatattttatattttacgaATATGATTTGTGTATACTTTACTATCTCAAGATTTTGCTtacaaaataatactaaatatgttattatcGTTATTTTCTATAAAGAAAAAAGGAGCCTAACTTTATATGCATGAAAAGCTGGCAAAATGCCTTGTCAATGTTTGTGTATACTCCAAGCTTAAAGGGGGAAATTATTGTTGAACTACTCTATTACTTTTTGAATAAATGTGAGGGggaaaaaaaggagagaaataatttttttttaaaatacaaacataaaaaagGATAAACATTAGTATTGTTACCATTGAGAAACCTGTGACTTTCACCTTGTAACATGTGATATTAAATTTGCTTTATTAGTCACTTATTTTCTTCTGGTTTATACCTTGTTTGAAATTTgacaagaagaaaataaatttgcTTTATTAGTCACTTATTTTCTTCTAGTTTATACCTTGTTTGAAATTTGtctagaagaaaataatttttttaaaaaataaaatatatatatatactcttttttgaaattaaaagagagcaatttgaaaatatatacatatatatgtatattatttttcgAAATTATCAAATATTCGTGTTTTTTATTAGGCCCACCTCTACCTTTGGTAAGGTTATACAAGAGCTCAAGgagaaatatgatttataacatAGAAAGGGTTTAATACTAATGTAAGGATCATCTTACAATAGAAGAGACATGTATTATCATATGCTACTCTAATATAAGTGTAGTAATTTTAGCTTTTAATGTGTTTGAAAGTCTTTGATCAAACGAGTATTTTTATAAAAAGCttatatgaatttaatttcaTTCGTCAACCGACAAAACAAAGACTAATTAATGCAACAAATTGTAAGAGCATCATTAAAGATCAGGCCCATGCTATTTTGGACTTGTCATTTGTGACGTTGAGTttagaaaggaaaaattacaatcTAATATTTTTGGGCCATCTAATTTACAAAATACGAATATAATATATGTTGtatattaaatatgtacatcCTATActtataagatatatatatatatatatacacatatataattgaaatgtataaatagtatataCTATGATCATGTTAATAAACGAAATGGTTCGAGTATacatttaggggtcgtttggtagagtatataagaataatgttaaataaagtgtattagtaatgcatgtattagttatgcttgcattaattatacatagattattttaatgcattgtttggtttgatgcattaaaaatagtatgtattgcattaaaaaaattatttacaaagataccctccacttttatggtggaaaagatgtaaaaaaatgttttgaggGACAATTGAGtcttttgtcattttaatgcatgcattaaaactattgcattgctaatacctagaaatccatggtattagcaatgcacaccttaatacacaatagaatgtataactaatgcaagcattagttatacataggttgaaaaagagtaccaaacaaggtactagcAATACACaaaactaatacatgcattattttttctaatacactctatcaaacgaCCCCTTACATAAGTTTTCCTTCAAACAATGAGTAATTGACTTGTTGAGATTTGGGTTGTGAAGAGGTTGCAAAATAAGTTTCCTTTCAGAGAATGAGTATTTTTCTTGTGATTGTCTCTTCACAGAAAAAATTAGTGACTAAAgataaattgttgaaaattaaaatttcttgtgATTGATATTACTTGTTATCTATGTGATGATAATTTATTAAggcctaacccatcggtggccccttGAATTTGGCACGAAGTTTCAGTTAGACATCTCAATTGGACGATGTTTATTTTAGATACCTCATGTACGGTATCGCTAtatcattttgacacttttttcccaatcaacaaaaatatatgaagtGTGTGTTACACTCACGAATGACGTGTAAAGTGACAAATTAAACGATGAAATTTGTCATTTGTGTCAAAAACAATTCTTAAACAAtaatttttgagtaaaaataaaaagtaaccaATGCATCAATGACATATGGATTTTTgcccaaataattttttaaaacaatttagcCAATAAAATTCCCTCACCCACCCCCACAGTCTTCTTCTCCAAACACCCCAGTCCATTTGCAGAAATACCCCCCACCCATTTTCCAGAAATATCTGCACACACCCCGTTTTCCCGCCCCCGAGGCGATTTTCTTCTCCAAATACTTGCAAAAACATATGAGAAACATGCCAACCTACACACTGCTCCTttattagtgtttttttttaaatatctttttgtttcttttttccccTAAATAGCagattcacaaaaaaaaaaaaaaaaattacttctaTGTAAATATTCAATCCTTTTGGGAAAGAttctcataaattaatttactaaGTAAATCTTAAAATGGTTAcatttctaaatttctaaaacaaTTTCTATCATTTTTCAATTGTTTATGGTAACTGTTTTGATTCACCATAGTTGGATGTTTAAGTTTCAGAAATGGTGGCTGAAAAtgggaaagaagaagagaaatttttttaaaagtcaactAAAAAGGTTTTTCACGCGCGGTCAATGAATGTATTACACTCATTAAACCATGTAAGCAAAAAGTGTTAAAATGACACAACAAGAccctacatgaggtgtctaaaatgaacatcgccTACTTGAGGTGCCTAAGTGAAACTTCTTGCCAAAtttagggggccaccgatgggttaggccATTTATTAAAAACTGCTCatcatttattcataaaatgtaTTTGGTCTACTTTATTGCCATATTGACTTTAAAACATTGTTTTGTGTGAAGTTGCAACGAAATGACATTGAAAGGACTTTGTATCAACTTAATAGAAAGCATTGAAGATGATGAGAAAACATATTGTGATTGCTAATTTAGgagatttgatttttcatatttgaacgTCCAGAAATTGAAAACTGTATAGAGATCACACTGTTAATAAACACATCACGACAAATTTAATTACTATATttgaaaagaacaaaaacaagGAGTAATTTTTGTCATTAgaagttttttaaaattctggACACAAACTCTTACAGCTCAGTATCATCTTGAATGACGGTTTGTATGATTGTATGGATCTTGTTAAAACCCATATGATTGCTATCACTAGTCTAAAAGGTAATTATCAACTAAAGATAAattgttgaaaatgaaaatcttATATATTGCTAGTGTAACGATAATTCATTGAAAACTATTCATCATTCAGTTATAGATAATGAATATGATCTACCACATTACGAAATCACTTTAAAGCATAACTTGAGAAGAATTCACAACAAACGGTATTGAATAAGACTCTGCATCAACTTAACAGGAAGcactgaaaaatgaaaagaaaacagATCACGACTTTTTATTTGAGAACTTTGATTTATTATATCTGAACTGGtaaaaactaaaatctgtatATGAGTTATATTATAGATAAACAAACAATATTTCAACAAATTCAGTTAGAAATTACGAACATAATTAGTATGTTCAGTAATTCAAAAAAGATCAAAAAACACATAAACTTGATTTCAAGATTGTATAACTATAGTCGATCAACACTATAAATTTATATGAACCTAAAATTTGCTCCGGACATAGATAGCTTACCAATGCTTTAGGACATGATCTTAGATAGATCGGGGAGAGACTTTGAGGCCTAATTTctatcaattaaaaaatatctaatCTAGTCATGGGTCAAATCCATATAAAACTCATTGTTGACCCGAACTTGTTCATTCTCTTTACTACCACTTCTCTCACTAGGGTTTCAAAAACCCTACCGCCGCTGCTCTCCTTTTTCCCCAAATCTGAGCAAATTGAAAGCAACAATGGCGGAAGAAGCACAGTACGGAACACCAGAAGCCGGTAACAACAAGAGGAAGTACGATGATCAAACGACACCGTCTCCTGGTCCACGTAGACCTACTGGATTTTCTGCTCCGATCGCTTCCTTATCTCCTTCTGATGGTGCTGCTCCTCCTTCTTCTTACAACAATGTTCCGCCGCCTATGGATGATTTCCAATTGGCTAAGCAGAAGGCTCAGGAGATCGCTGCTAGGTTGTTGAATAGTGCTGAAGCTAAGAAACCTAGAGTTGATAATAACGGCGGTGGTGCTGGTGCTGGTGGATATGATTCCTATGAACGTAAGGGTTATGAGCTTTTTCTAGCCTTTCGCTGTATGGATTTTGTGTTTTGTGTAGTTTGTCTGTTTTctttggatgctttgacacgaaattgagatttttttaaagaattgtaATTTTTTCTGTAATTCTTTACTGTTAGAGATACTGCACTATTAAAACGAAGTTCATTTTTCACTGATATCGTTAAACCCCATATCAAAATAGTGTTTATATTGGCTACGATTGATTTATTTAGTTTGTACGGTAGTCAAGTTTACACGATTTATGAGTTTTCTGTCCTTTTCTGTTATTGATTTTGTGTGCTCTCTTATGATGGTTTTTGAGATGAAGGTGAGATGTTTTTTAGATTAAAAAGATGTATTTTCACACTgatattcttttccttttcgaTACCGCTTTATGGACACCAAAAGGAAGAATTTGAGTTCGTTATTTACAGGTATCCTTATATCTTATACAGCTCGTTGTAGTATTTTTTCTATATCCAAATAGGGTTCATATTTACAATAATGGTGCTGGTGGAATTGATTCCTTGAGAGTTTACTtccttttgttgttgttgatttgtGTTTATGCCTTTTTGCTGTGGGAGaacaattttgagaaaatgaagtttttttttgtaattactGAAGTGTTATTTTATTGCtcattattattgtaattttcacCTACTTCTATACCCTACCAAAAATAATCtgtttacaaaatatttttgatgaaatacAATTATCCATACCAAATTTGTGTTTGTAATTGGCTACCACTGATGTGATTAGTTGGCAAGGTAGTAGGGTTTTAGCTTTCACTATGATAGCAATTCTTGTTTATTATAAGATCTTGTTGAGATGTTAAATATATGTGGCTTTTCTTGACTGCAGACAAGCCCATTGTTACTCCTTCAGTTACAAGTTCATATGGTTATCCGGGGCAAAGCAAGAAGATTGAAATACCAAATGGCAGAGTTGGTGTGATTATAGGAAAAGGTGGGGAGACCATCAAGTATCTTCAACTCCAGTCTGGAGCCAAAATTCAGGTTACTAGAGACATGGATGCTGATCCTAATTCTACAAATAGAGCAGTTGAACTCATGGGTACTCCAGACCAAATAGCCAAGGCTGAACAGTTGATTACTGAGGTTCTTTCTGAGGTACTAATCTTTGCCTTACAATACCTAAAAGAGTGTCAAACTCCAGTAATTCTTTTGTTGAATTATATCCATCTTCTCATGCTTTTGACCATTAATTGATCTGTTTTCAGTTTGTTAATAATGCATTATGTATCTGAAACAGGCTGATTCAGGTGGTTCTGGTCTAGTTTCCCGAAGATTACCTGGACAGCAATCTGGAGGAGAACAGTTTTCCTTGAAAGTCCCCAACAACAAGGTGAGATTTAGTGTTGTAGTTTAGTTGTCTCGTGGTTAGCTTTCTACTGTTTGTCTCATGTGTATTGGTATGTGTTTTGTTAGGTTGGTCTTGTTATTGGAAAAGGAGGTGAAACTATAAAAAGTATGCAGGCAAGAACTGGAGCACGTATTCAGGTAACTGCAAAATACTTTTCCCAAATAATTTGCAGTTTTTAGTTGGCAATGGCACTTATCTTTTATGAAGAATTACAGTCCTTTGCAGTGTGTGAAGCAATTGTTTAGGAAATTTTTTTCCAGCTTTCTTTCTTATCTTTTCCTACTTTGTCACAGGTGATCCCTTTGCACTTGCCTCCAGGTGATACATCACAGGAAAGAACAGTTCAAATTGATGGGTCAAGTGAACAGATTGAGGCTGCTAAGCAGCTGGTGTATGAAGTAATTAGCGAGGTATGCGTAATTGGATATCACTTTctattctttcctttttattgCAAGAATATAATAGGCTGCAAAGGTAGATGAACTCTTGCCTCATGATGATGCATTTAATCTCCTTCAAATTTTGAACAGtctatatttgtatgttatttgcTGTTTGTAGTTTGTAACTGTGTGTGTATGTTGCAAGTTGCATGTTGTGGAAGACTATACTTTTATACTTTAATCCTGTAAGAGTTGCTTTTGTAGTTCTCCTGATCCTGAATGTTCAAATTTCATCTCTTAGCATCTTGAAGATGCTGTGGTGTTAATTTTTTCAGCAGTGGTGGAATTTCCTGACACATTTAAGTTACAGTTTACTTCTGTTGCTACAGCAGCATGAATGGCAATTACTAATCCAATATACGACTTAATCAGGATGTTCATAATCTATATCTGAAAGTTTCATGTATGTATGTTGCTGTCAATTACCTATATATCCGTCCTTGCGTCGCTAGAATTCATAGTGTTTGCAGATACCATTTTGCCAGTCCTCTTCTCGGGTCGACAGCGTCGGTTAATGGGAATTGTAGTTCATTTCAATGACCCCTGGATGAAGGAGATTGGCTCTTGCTGTGCTTCAGTTTTTGGAAGGAAGTATTCTTATTAATATTGGAGATATGCTTTCTAGTTGCAAATAGGTCTTTGAGAGTATTTTGCTCCACTCTTAACTATAGCTCCATTACTTTAAATAGAAggattaatagtttgttatccACATAATATATCTGTAGTGTGACATGACACCTACATATGTCAACATTTTTTCCCATCGGTTCTTTTTAATTAGTTGGATGTTGCTGGAGCAAGAGATCAGTTTCTAACCCAAGGCATTATCAGGTTTAAGATGGCTTATCAAAATGTTTAGTTGCCTCAATGTCTATTGATCTATATTTCATTGGACTTTAGATGTTCTGATTTTTGTGAGGCACAGGTTTTGGAGAGGTTCTCCTTGAAGGTAACTAAGTCTGTCTAAAAATTTCCCTAATATTGAGGATATATTCTAATCTGAGATGTGCAATAACTCTTGGTTTGGGTACTTGGTTAATATCAAGAGACAACATATAACTATGCTGGTTAATTTTGTATCTGATCACTGATATTATTATTGGAAAATTTGTAGGCTTAGTATGTATTGGACAATGGTGACACCAACATGGAACCCTAAGTGTTGGTGTTCCCTCAGCATTGTTCTGGTATGGTCTCCAACCTAATTATTGATAACTAATGTCATATTGTGGGAGTAAATGAGGGACTGATTTTGCTAGGATGCAATGGAGGAAACTAAGATTTGTTGAAATTATCATTGTATCTTTTGGCTGTCAATCTTGAGATATTATATGAATGTACTACACAAGTGTTGTAACAAATAGTGTTTGGTGTAATTATCTACTGTTGATGTCATTATTCAGCCAGAGGACAACTTTTTTGTGCCTCAGGATTTTCTAGTGCTTTATTTGGTTTCTCTCAAGAAAAATCCACCTCATTCATTACTATTGATTATCCGCTAGTATatgattttttccttttctccaTAGACCTTTTAGTAATGGCTATGAAGATCAAACTTCCTTTGAGATTCGGAGTGCTTTAAGGACCATTAGTATGCCAGTTTTGTGTGTTCTCCTCTTGATTGTTAGCAGTACTGCTAGGTTCGCATTTCTCATTATCGAAAAACGGATTGTTGCCCTTCAAGTGTGATGTGGCATGTAGGAATCTGCAGTGTTATTAATGACATACATTATCACTCTGTGGTTTCCCTTCTTGTTGGTTCCCCTGTGGTCCACTTCTCTTATGGGTGAACCCAATTCAAGTAGTGATTGCTCGTCTTGGAACCTCAAGGTGAACTGCTCTTGCTGCTTTGCCAACACatcatatttattcttaatattGAAGTTCGTCGTTTGTCTAATTTGCATGTCATTGA
Proteins encoded in this region:
- the LOC125862384 gene encoding abscisic acid receptor PYL2-like translates to MDGDGQLLVPQGLTQEEFAELEPLIRNYHTFEDLPNTCTSLVTQRIDAPVDVVWPFVRRFDNPEKYKHFIKSCRIVSGDGGVGSIREVTVVSGIPASTSTERLEILDDEKHILSFRVVGGEHRLTNYKSVTSINEFNKNGKIYTIVLESYIVDIPEGNTGEDTKMFTDTVVKLNLQKLALVAMSAMHGHE